A stretch of Hippoglossus hippoglossus isolate fHipHip1 chromosome 20, fHipHip1.pri, whole genome shotgun sequence DNA encodes these proteins:
- the LOC117753609 gene encoding ADP-ribosyl cyclase/cyclic ADP-ribose hydrolase 1-like isoform X1, which yields MESMESLDPGDVPPPEKRRSRRTCAFLGVACVLLLCVTVAVVMVTVRHKPDRLKGTFISRCELFQGYDCEMLWSAFKQAYVGKDPCTVPWEAYDPLIAAAPFKPSCNRMMFWSKTKDVVQDFTEKRGCFLTLEETVLGSVLDGLSWCGKEGSSETFTSGCPGWGDCENNPVGSFWRRVSAAFADVACGDVTAMLNGSIETPFSPTSIFGGIELKMFNSSRVKSLSIVLVSQENAVSNCTNASFKDLQIELDEGIKYNCTEVTESQLNECSSDPEKPCGPCW from the exons ATGGAGTCTATGGAGTCACTGGATCCCGGAGACGTCCCGCCTCCGGAGAAGAGACGCAGCCGGAGAACATGCGCGTTTCTCGGCGTCGCCTGCGTCCTGCTGCTGTGCGTCACTGTGGCGGTGGTGATGGTGACGGTCCGTCACAAACCAGACCGACTCAAAGGAACTTTCATCAGCAGGTGTGAGCTGTTCCAAGG GTACGACTGCGAAATGTTATGGTCTGCATTCAAACAAGCCTACGTAGGCAAGGACCCTTGTACGGTTCCCTGGGAAGCCTACGACCCTCTCATCGCTGCAGCCCCCTTCAAACCGTCATGCAACAGA ATGATGTTCTGGAGCAAAACAAAAGACGTGGTCCAGGATTTCACTGAGAAGCGCGGATGTTTCCTCACCCTGGAGGAGACGGTGCTGGGATCTGTCCTGGACGGTCTGTCGTGGTGCGGGAAAGAGGGCAGCAGTG AAACGTTCACGAGCGGCTGCCCCGGTTGGGGGGATTGCGAGAACAACCCCGTTGGCTCGTTCTGGAGAAGAGTCTCGGCTGCT TTCGCAGATGTTGCCTGTGGTGACGTCACAGCGATGCTAAACGGATCCATCGAGACGCCGTTCAGCCCCACGAG TATCTTTGGCGGCATCGAACTCAAGATGTTTAACTCCAGCAGAGTGAAAAGCCTGAGCATCGTTCTGGTCTCACAGGAGAACGCTGT gtcaaaCTGTACAAATGCATCTTTTAAGGATTTACAGATAGAGCTGGACGAGGGAATTAAATACAACTGTACAGAAGTGACTGA ATCTCAGCTCAATGAGTGCAGCTCTGATCCAGAGAAACCGTGCGGCCCCTGCTGGTGA
- the LOC117753609 gene encoding ADP-ribosyl cyclase/cyclic ADP-ribose hydrolase 1-like isoform X2, translating to MESMESLDPGDVPPPEKRRSRRTCAFLGVACVLLLCVTVAVVMVTVRHKPDRLKGTFISRCELFRRYDCEMLWSAFKQAYVGKDPCTVPWEAYDPLIAAAPFKPSCNRMMFWSKTKDVVQDFTEKRGCFLTLEETVLGSVLDGLSWCGKEGSSETFTSGCPGWGDCENNPVGSFWRRVSAAFADVACGDVTAMLNGSIETPFSPTSIFGGIELKMFNSSRVKSLSIVLVSQENAVSNCTNASFKDLQIELDEGIKYNCTEVTESQLNECSSDPEKPCGPCW from the exons ATGGAGTCTATGGAGTCACTGGATCCCGGAGACGTCCCGCCTCCGGAGAAGAGACGCAGCCGGAGAACATGCGCGTTTCTCGGCGTCGCCTGCGTCCTGCTGCTGTGCGTCACTGTGGCGGTGGTGATGGTGACGGTCCGTCACAAACCAGACCGACTCAAAGGAACTTTCATCAGCAGGTGTGAGCT TTTCAGA AGGTACGACTGCGAAATGTTATGGTCTGCATTCAAACAAGCCTACGTAGGCAAGGACCCTTGTACGGTTCCCTGGGAAGCCTACGACCCTCTCATCGCTGCAGCCCCCTTCAAACCGTCATGCAACAGA ATGATGTTCTGGAGCAAAACAAAAGACGTGGTCCAGGATTTCACTGAGAAGCGCGGATGTTTCCTCACCCTGGAGGAGACGGTGCTGGGATCTGTCCTGGACGGTCTGTCGTGGTGCGGGAAAGAGGGCAGCAGTG AAACGTTCACGAGCGGCTGCCCCGGTTGGGGGGATTGCGAGAACAACCCCGTTGGCTCGTTCTGGAGAAGAGTCTCGGCTGCT TTCGCAGATGTTGCCTGTGGTGACGTCACAGCGATGCTAAACGGATCCATCGAGACGCCGTTCAGCCCCACGAG TATCTTTGGCGGCATCGAACTCAAGATGTTTAACTCCAGCAGAGTGAAAAGCCTGAGCATCGTTCTGGTCTCACAGGAGAACGCTGT gtcaaaCTGTACAAATGCATCTTTTAAGGATTTACAGATAGAGCTGGACGAGGGAATTAAATACAACTGTACAGAAGTGACTGA ATCTCAGCTCAATGAGTGCAGCTCTGATCCAGAGAAACCGTGCGGCCCCTGCTGGTGA
- the LOC117753606 gene encoding TNFAIP3-interacting protein 1-like isoform X1, translating into MPLQENTTMDKPSMDRLTHRLYPSLPNVDSYDRCVGEKLPAAAELRPERLQENKQSDTCGADGDHRLKAQMLILVEQRKELISINDKWAKEYQTMVRFYREKVRQLKASLQQNHSHVEEGLCEEGEKHITLCKKPKLKTPDNKDDKQTCDDADVNSELMKVEKEAWELRGQNSTLTRRGQHQSEEIKRLNKALEEAFLTSPPLVGSSETLQDLWKHQAEVYREDFLTERKDREKLKEKYLELENRFKNVRSELRVLKSQATWTPTPHPVLERVGSNRVKLPNQPLNQQYLQVQRGQLS; encoded by the exons ATG ccgctgcaggaaaacacaacaatggacAAACCATCCATGGACAGACTGACTCACAGATTATATCCATCACTGCCAAACGTAGACAG CTATGACCGGTGTGTTGGTGAGAAGCTTCCAGCAGCAGCGGAGCTTCGTcctgagaggctgcaggagaacaaacag TCGGACACGTGCGGTGCCGACGGCGACCACCGACTGAAAGCTCAGATGCTGATCTtggtggagcagaggaaagag cttaTTTCTATCAATGACAAATGGGCAAAAGAATATCAGACCATGGTGCGGTTCTacagagagaag GTCCGACAATTAAAAGCATCGCTGCAACAAAACCACAGTCACGTTGAAGAAGGCCTGTgtgaagaaggagagaaacacaTCACTCTATGTAAAAAACCAAAACTCAAGACGCCCGATAACAAAGACGACAAACAG ACGTGCGATGATGCTGACGTCAACTCTGAGCTgatgaaagtggaaaaagaggCGTGGGAGCTGCGAGGGCAGAACAGCACGCTGACCAGGAGGGGGCAGCATCAGAGCGAGGAGATCAAGCGATTGAACAAG GCACTAGAGGAGGCTTTTCTGACGTCTCCACCTCTGGTTGGAAGCAGTGAAACACTCCAGGACTTGTGGAAACATCAG GCGGAGGTTTACAGGGAAGACTTTCTGACAGAGcgcaaagacagagagaagctgaaagaaaaataccTGGAGCTGGAGAATCGGTTTAAAAACGTTCGCTCTGAGCTGCGTGTCCTTAAATCTCAG GCGACTTGGACTCCGACGCCGCACCCCGTGCTTGAGCGTGTCGGCTCAAATCGAGTCAAACTTCCAAACCAGCCCCTGAACCAGCAGTACCTGCAGGTCCAGCGGGGACAGCTCTCttga
- the LOC117753606 gene encoding TNFAIP3-interacting protein 1-like isoform X2 gives MPLQENTTMDKPSMDRLTHRLYPSLPNVDSYDRCVGEKLPAAAELRPERLQENKQSDTCGADGDHRLKAQMLILVEQRKELISINDKWAKEYQTMVRFYREKVRQLKASLQQNHSHVEEGLCEEGEKHITLCKKPKLKTPDNKDDKQTCDDADVNSELMKVEKEAWELRGQNSTLTRRGQHQSEEIKRLNKALEEAFLTSPPLVGSSETLQDLWKHQAEVYREDFLTERKDREKLKEKYLELENRFKNVRSELRVLKSQVPHPVLERVGSNRVKLPNQPLNQQYLQVQRGQLS, from the exons ATG ccgctgcaggaaaacacaacaatggacAAACCATCCATGGACAGACTGACTCACAGATTATATCCATCACTGCCAAACGTAGACAG CTATGACCGGTGTGTTGGTGAGAAGCTTCCAGCAGCAGCGGAGCTTCGTcctgagaggctgcaggagaacaaacag TCGGACACGTGCGGTGCCGACGGCGACCACCGACTGAAAGCTCAGATGCTGATCTtggtggagcagaggaaagag cttaTTTCTATCAATGACAAATGGGCAAAAGAATATCAGACCATGGTGCGGTTCTacagagagaag GTCCGACAATTAAAAGCATCGCTGCAACAAAACCACAGTCACGTTGAAGAAGGCCTGTgtgaagaaggagagaaacacaTCACTCTATGTAAAAAACCAAAACTCAAGACGCCCGATAACAAAGACGACAAACAG ACGTGCGATGATGCTGACGTCAACTCTGAGCTgatgaaagtggaaaaagaggCGTGGGAGCTGCGAGGGCAGAACAGCACGCTGACCAGGAGGGGGCAGCATCAGAGCGAGGAGATCAAGCGATTGAACAAG GCACTAGAGGAGGCTTTTCTGACGTCTCCACCTCTGGTTGGAAGCAGTGAAACACTCCAGGACTTGTGGAAACATCAG GCGGAGGTTTACAGGGAAGACTTTCTGACAGAGcgcaaagacagagagaagctgaaagaaaaataccTGGAGCTGGAGAATCGGTTTAAAAACGTTCGCTCTGAGCTGCGTGTCCTTAAATCTCAGGT GCCGCACCCCGTGCTTGAGCGTGTCGGCTCAAATCGAGTCAAACTTCCAAACCAGCCCCTGAACCAGCAGTACCTGCAGGTCCAGCGGGGACAGCTCTCttga
- the LOC117753606 gene encoding TNFAIP3-interacting protein 1-like isoform X3, with the protein MPLQENTTMDKPSMDRLTHRLYPSLPNVDSYDRCVGEKLPAAAELRPERLQENKQSDTCGADGDHRLKAQMLILVEQRKELISINDKWAKEYQTMVRFYREKVRQLKASLQQNHSHVEEGLCEEGEKHITLCKKPKLKTCDDADVNSELMKVEKEAWELRGQNSTLTRRGQHQSEEIKRLNKALEEAFLTSPPLVGSSETLQDLWKHQAEVYREDFLTERKDREKLKEKYLELENRFKNVRSELRVLKSQATWTPTPHPVLERVGSNRVKLPNQPLNQQYLQVQRGQLS; encoded by the exons ATG ccgctgcaggaaaacacaacaatggacAAACCATCCATGGACAGACTGACTCACAGATTATATCCATCACTGCCAAACGTAGACAG CTATGACCGGTGTGTTGGTGAGAAGCTTCCAGCAGCAGCGGAGCTTCGTcctgagaggctgcaggagaacaaacag TCGGACACGTGCGGTGCCGACGGCGACCACCGACTGAAAGCTCAGATGCTGATCTtggtggagcagaggaaagag cttaTTTCTATCAATGACAAATGGGCAAAAGAATATCAGACCATGGTGCGGTTCTacagagagaag GTCCGACAATTAAAAGCATCGCTGCAACAAAACCACAGTCACGTTGAAGAAGGCCTGTgtgaagaaggagagaaacacaTCACTCTATGTAAAAAACCAAAACTCA AGACGTGCGATGATGCTGACGTCAACTCTGAGCTgatgaaagtggaaaaagaggCGTGGGAGCTGCGAGGGCAGAACAGCACGCTGACCAGGAGGGGGCAGCATCAGAGCGAGGAGATCAAGCGATTGAACAAG GCACTAGAGGAGGCTTTTCTGACGTCTCCACCTCTGGTTGGAAGCAGTGAAACACTCCAGGACTTGTGGAAACATCAG GCGGAGGTTTACAGGGAAGACTTTCTGACAGAGcgcaaagacagagagaagctgaaagaaaaataccTGGAGCTGGAGAATCGGTTTAAAAACGTTCGCTCTGAGCTGCGTGTCCTTAAATCTCAG GCGACTTGGACTCCGACGCCGCACCCCGTGCTTGAGCGTGTCGGCTCAAATCGAGTCAAACTTCCAAACCAGCCCCTGAACCAGCAGTACCTGCAGGTCCAGCGGGGACAGCTCTCttga
- the LOC117753605 gene encoding F-box/LRR-repeat protein 7-like, which produces MGANNGKQYGSEGKGSSSISSDISSSTDPTPTKAPKNVATSEGLDSSTRTLSTPSPGLILPSKSSSLSSPALSSNGHETNSSSSSSAPADTVAVVHPQPGTHTRSRQSKTHHHAPIDLLPDHALLQIFSHLPTNQLCRCARVCRRWYNLAWDPRLWSTVRLTGELLHADRAIRVLTRRLCQDTPNVCLTLETVVVSGCKRLTDRGLHVVAHSCPELRRLEVAGCYNISNDAVFEVVSRCPNLEHLNLSGCSKVTCISLTQEASLQLSPLHGQQISIHYLDMTDCFSLEDEGLRTIASHCPRLTHLYLRRCTRLTDEALRHLALHCPSIRELSLSDCRLVGDFGLREVARLEGCLRYLSVAHCTRITDVGMRYVARYCPRLRYLNARGCEGLTDHGLSHLSRSCPKLKSLDVGKCPLVSDSGLEQLAMYCQGLRRVSLRACESVTGRGLKALAANCCELQLLNVQDCEVSPEALRFVRRHCRRCVIEHTNPAFY; this is translated from the exons ATGGGTGCGAACAATGGAAAACAGTATGGAAGCGAGG GTAAAGGGAGCTCAAGCATCTCCTCTGACATAAGTTCGAGCACAGATCCCACACCAACTAAAGCTCCAAAGAATGTGGCTACCAGCGAAG GTCTAGACTCCAGCACGAGGACTCTGAGCACCCCCAGCCCGGGTCTGATTCTGCCGTCCAAgtcctcctcgctctcctcgCCCGCCCTCTCCAGCAACGGCCATGAGACCaactcctcgtcctcgtcctccgcCCCCGCAGACACGGTCGCCGTGGTCCACCCTCAGCCCGGCACCCACACTCGCTCCCGCCAGTCCAAAACCCACCACCACGCCCCCATCGACCTCCTCCCCGACCACGCCCTCCTGCAGATCTTCTCCCACCTCCCCACCAACCAGCTGTGTCGCTGTGCCCGCGTGTGCCGCCGCTGGTACAACCTGGCGTGGGACCCGAGGCTGTGGAGCACCGTGCGGCTGACGGGGGAGCTGCTCCACGCCGACCGCGCCATCAGGGTCCTGACCCGCCGGCTGTGCCAGGACACGCCCAACGTGTGTCTGACCCTGGAGACGGTGGTGGTGAGCGGCTGCAAGAGGCTCACTGACCGGGGGCTGCACGTGGTGGCCCATAGCTGCCCGGAGCTGCGCCGCCTGGAGGTTGCCGGGTGTTATAACATCTCTAATGACGCTGTGTTTGAGGTGGTGTCCCGCTGCCCCAACCTGGAACACCTGAACCTCTCAG gcTGCTCCAAGGTGACGTGCATCAGTCTTACCCAGGAGGCCTCGCTCCAGCTGTCCCCTCTGCACGGCCAGCAGATTTCCATCCACTACCTGGACATGACCGACTGCTTCTCCCTCGAGGACGAGGGCTTGCGAACTATCGCCTCCCACTGCCCCCGCCTGACGCATCTGTATCTGCGCCGCTGCACCAGACTGACGGATGAGGCCTTGCGCCACCTGGCTCTCCACTGCCCTTCGATACGGGAGCTCAGCCTCAGCGACTGCCGCTTGGTGGGGGACTTCGGCCTGCGCGAGGTCGCCCGACTGGAGGGCTGCCTGCGCTACCTGAGCGTAGCCCACTGTACCCGCATCACGGATGTGGGCATGCGCTACGTGGCTCGCTACTGCCCGAGACTGCGCTACTTGAACGCGAGGGGTTGTGAGGGGCTGACAGACCACGGCCTCAGCCACTTGTCCAGGAGCTGCCCCAAGCTCAAGTCCCTGGACGTGGGCAAATGCCCGCTGGTGTCAGACAGTGGGCTGGAGCAGCTGGCGATGTACTGCCAAGGCCTGAGGCGAGTGAGTCTCAGGGCCTGCGAGAGCGTCACGGGCCGAGGACTCAAAGCTCTGGCGGCCAACTGCTGcgagctgcagctcctgaacGTGCAGGACTGCGAGGTGTCGCCGGAGGCCCTGCGGTTTGTCAGACGACACTGCCGCCGCTGTGTCATCGAGCACACAAACCCTGCTTTCTACTGA